One [Clostridium] saccharolyticum WM1 DNA segment encodes these proteins:
- a CDS encoding YjjI family glycine radical enzyme: MNKILNIVTSKGLTYEQKVVALAHAAENSLEVLSIPEKTRRYMDIGAICDLDEGHAPYRPRYVMPDYEKAVKTGCEFLQLEAPKDLDEVLQFLTILYRHVPSITSYPVYLGNIDKLIEPFLDGVTDEEAEKKLKLFLVYLDRTITDGFCHANLGPEETRAGTLILKLEKELQNAVPNLTLKYDRDITPDSYAELALYTSLYCANPAVCNHRMHKDTYGDYGISSCYNILPVGGGSYTLVRIVLPKLASEAENKEQFLSKLLPDCLDSMGNYMNERIRFLVEESNFFETSFLAREGFISRDKFLAMFGVVGLAECTNMLMEDGEKTYGRREEADDLAEQIMEVIADYAKTAKALYSEVFDFHFALHAQVGIDSDHGITSGVRIPVGMEPDCMYDHLRHSARFHKFFPTGCADIFSFDPTARNNPAAMLDIVKGAFSLGDKYISFYASDSDLVRITGYLVKRSEMEKYYEGEAVLQNTVHLGGDNYRNAHLENRKVRALT, translated from the coding sequence ATGAATAAAATATTAAACATTGTAACATCAAAAGGGCTGACTTATGAGCAGAAGGTGGTAGCTCTGGCGCATGCAGCGGAAAATAGTTTAGAGGTTCTTTCCATACCGGAGAAGACACGCCGCTACATGGATATAGGAGCGATCTGTGATTTGGATGAGGGACACGCCCCTTATCGTCCGAGATACGTCATGCCGGATTATGAAAAAGCGGTAAAAACCGGCTGTGAATTTTTACAGCTGGAAGCGCCAAAAGATCTTGATGAAGTGCTGCAGTTTTTGACGATTCTGTACCGTCATGTCCCATCCATTACCAGCTATCCTGTTTATCTGGGCAACATTGATAAGCTCATTGAGCCGTTTCTTGATGGGGTGACAGATGAGGAGGCGGAAAAGAAGCTTAAGCTGTTTCTTGTTTATCTGGACCGGACCATAACCGACGGCTTCTGCCATGCCAATCTGGGTCCGGAGGAGACAAGGGCAGGAACATTGATTTTAAAGCTTGAAAAGGAGCTTCAGAATGCGGTTCCCAATTTAACGCTGAAGTATGACAGGGATATTACACCGGACTCCTATGCAGAGCTTGCCCTTTACACCTCTTTGTACTGTGCCAATCCGGCTGTCTGTAACCACAGGATGCACAAGGATACCTATGGAGATTACGGCATATCCAGCTGCTATAATATCCTTCCAGTGGGCGGCGGTTCCTACACGCTGGTAAGGATTGTACTTCCAAAGCTGGCATCGGAAGCTGAGAATAAGGAACAGTTTTTATCAAAGCTTTTACCTGACTGCCTTGATTCCATGGGAAATTATATGAATGAAAGAATTCGTTTTCTGGTGGAAGAATCCAACTTCTTTGAAACATCGTTTCTTGCCAGGGAGGGCTTTATTTCCAGAGATAAATTCCTTGCCATGTTCGGAGTCGTAGGGTTGGCGGAATGCACAAATATGCTGATGGAAGATGGGGAAAAGACCTATGGCCGCAGGGAAGAAGCCGATGATTTGGCAGAGCAGATCATGGAGGTTATTGCAGATTATGCAAAAACGGCCAAGGCACTTTATTCGGAGGTTTTTGACTTTCATTTCGCACTTCATGCCCAGGTGGGAATTGATTCGGACCACGGAATAACCTCAGGAGTACGGATTCCTGTAGGAATGGAACCGGATTGCATGTATGACCACCTTCGCCACAGCGCCAGGTTCCACAAGTTTTTTCCCACGGGCTGCGCGGATATCTTTTCCTTTGATCCCACGGCAAGAAATAATCCGGCTGCCATGCTGGATATCGTAAAAGGAGCATTTTCTCTGGGGGACAAATACATAAGCTTTTACGCTTCCGACAGTGATCTGGTCCGGATTACAGGTTATCTGGTGAAACGGAGTGAGATGGAAAAATATTATGAGGGGGAAGCAGTCCTTCAGAATACGGTACATCTGGGTGGAGATAATTACCGCAATGCTCATCTGGAAAACCGGAAAGTCAGGGCGCTGACGTGA
- a CDS encoding YjjW family glycine radical enzyme activase, with protein MRAPVNKMIPLSVVDGPGCRTAVFVQGCNIACAYCHNPETQRLCSGCGLCIGQCPSSALSLSGKSVLWNEAVCIQCDHCIRICPHHSSPKVRWLEASEVWAQIEKNMPFIQGITVSGGECSLYPEFLTELFTLAGKAGLSCFLDSNGCVDFSVFPGLMAVTDNVMLDVKAWDFQVFHRLTGGDNSDVKKNLKYLAQMGKLYEVRLVCLDEETAPGTGPSERREVDMEEVIAGVADEVRPYLEKFRLKLIAFRNFGVRGRLETRKSPPPEQMERLKELAVTCGFKNIQIV; from the coding sequence GTGAGAGCCCCGGTTAACAAAATGATTCCCTTAAGTGTTGTGGATGGACCAGGCTGCCGGACAGCAGTGTTTGTTCAGGGCTGCAATATCGCCTGCGCTTACTGCCATAACCCGGAAACGCAGAGGCTGTGCAGCGGCTGCGGCCTTTGCATCGGTCAGTGTCCTTCGTCCGCATTGTCTCTTTCTGGTAAATCTGTACTATGGAATGAGGCAGTCTGTATCCAGTGCGATCATTGCATCCGGATCTGTCCCCATCATTCGTCGCCAAAGGTCCGGTGGCTGGAGGCGTCGGAGGTCTGGGCACAGATAGAAAAAAACATGCCGTTTATCCAGGGAATCACGGTATCCGGCGGAGAATGCAGCCTGTATCCTGAGTTCCTCACAGAATTATTTACGCTTGCAGGAAAAGCCGGGCTTTCCTGTTTTCTGGACAGCAACGGCTGCGTGGATTTTTCCGTATTTCCCGGACTCATGGCTGTGACGGACAACGTGATGCTGGATGTAAAAGCGTGGGATTTCCAAGTGTTTCATCGGCTGACCGGAGGTGATAACAGTGATGTTAAGAAAAATCTGAAATATCTGGCACAGATGGGAAAATTGTATGAGGTGAGGCTTGTCTGTCTGGATGAGGAAACTGCTCCCGGCACCGGTCCGTCAGAAAGAAGAGAAGTGGATATGGAGGAGGTCATTGCCGGAGTGGCAGATGAGGTCAGACCTTATCTGGAAAAATTCAGGCTGAAGCTTATTGCATTCCGAAATTTTGGAGTAAGAGGAAGACTGGAAACAAGAAAAAGTCCGCCGCCGGAACAAATGGAGAGGCTGAAGGAGCTGGCTGTTACGTGCGGATTTAAAAATATACAAATTGTATAA
- a CDS encoding BMP family ABC transporter substrate-binding protein encodes MKAKKGIVFGLAAVMALSLTACGSGKTEVANTQEETSGGKSSFSVAMITDTGGINDQSFNQSAWEGLTELKKRTGAEVNYIESKQASDFVTNLERLGDSGADLLWGVGYACADAVLEAAGGNPDIQYAIIDNAYEETPSNVTGVMFRAQEPSFLVGYVAGRTTQTGKVGFVGGISSGLIDQFQYGFEAGVKYAAKELGKEIDVSVQYAESFSDAAKGKAIATRMYSDGCDVIYHAAGGTGTGVIEAAKEADQWVIGVDRDQAYLAPENVLTSALKLVGKAVQEVSEQAINGQKIGGQTLTFGLKEECVGIPVEHGNMPEGVYEDTLKVEDKIRNGELTPPTTNEEYQAFIAK; translated from the coding sequence ATGAAAGCAAAAAAAGGGATTGTGTTTGGTTTAGCAGCTGTAATGGCATTGTCACTTACGGCGTGTGGTAGCGGAAAAACAGAAGTTGCAAATACCCAGGAGGAGACTTCCGGAGGAAAGAGCAGCTTTTCTGTGGCAATGATTACGGATACAGGCGGAATCAATGACCAGTCCTTTAACCAGTCTGCATGGGAAGGTTTAACTGAGTTAAAGAAAAGGACCGGTGCTGAGGTAAATTACATCGAGTCAAAACAGGCCTCAGACTTTGTAACAAATCTGGAAAGACTGGGAGACAGCGGTGCCGATTTATTATGGGGAGTCGGATACGCCTGTGCGGATGCAGTGCTGGAGGCAGCCGGAGGCAATCCGGATATCCAGTATGCAATTATCGACAATGCTTATGAGGAAACACCTTCCAACGTTACCGGCGTTATGTTCCGGGCCCAGGAACCCTCTTTTCTTGTAGGCTATGTGGCCGGACGGACGACACAGACCGGAAAAGTGGGATTTGTAGGCGGTATTTCCTCAGGTCTGATTGACCAGTTCCAGTATGGCTTTGAGGCCGGCGTGAAATATGCGGCCAAAGAGCTTGGAAAAGAGATTGATGTTTCCGTGCAGTATGCGGAGAGCTTCAGCGATGCGGCAAAAGGAAAGGCCATTGCCACAAGGATGTATTCTGATGGCTGCGATGTTATCTATCATGCCGCAGGCGGAACAGGAACCGGCGTCATTGAGGCTGCAAAGGAAGCGGATCAGTGGGTGATCGGTGTTGACCGGGACCAGGCATATCTGGCTCCGGAAAACGTACTGACATCAGCTCTTAAGTTAGTAGGTAAAGCGGTACAGGAAGTGTCTGAGCAGGCAATAAACGGGCAGAAAATCGGCGGTCAGACGCTTACCTTCGGCTTAAAGGAAGAATGTGTAGGAATCCCTGTGGAACACGGCAACATGCCGGAAGGGGTTTATGAAGATACGTTAAAGGTAGAGGACAAAATAAGAAACGGGGAACTGACACCGCCTACCACCAATGAGGAATACCAGGCATTTATCGCGAAATAG
- a CDS encoding ABC transporter ATP-binding protein, with the protein MSTGNSDYAVQMHGITKRFGAFYALKDMSLDVKKGSIHSLLGENGAGKSTLMNVLYGLYQADEGEIFINGKKVEIKNPNTAIANGIGMVHQHFMLVEDFTVTQNIILGNETTSRAGVIDMKKARKKILEIVEKYGLEVDPDARISDISVGMQQRVEILKALYRGAELLILDEPTAVLTPQEIEDLLSIMRNLVKDGKAIIIITHKLKEIKASSDTCTVIRRGEYIDTVSVEKVSGQELATLMVGHEVKLVVDKTPAKPGETVLEIKGLVVKNEKKLDAVKGLDLTVRKGEIVGIAGIDGNGQKELVEAINSLVPAEKGSIIVCGKNITNTDPRTVIDSGVSIIPEDRQKRGLVLDFTVNENAILERCRKEPFSRKGILNRKSMEEFTKAIIEEYDVRPEDCGSRRVGELSGGNQQKVIIGREVSMNPEILIAVQPTRGLDVGAIETVHKTLINERDKGKAVLLISFELDEVMNVSDTIAVIYDGKIQDTFHQGTVDENTIGLLMAGGKNHG; encoded by the coding sequence ATGTCCACGGGAAACAGCGATTATGCGGTCCAGATGCACGGAATCACAAAACGGTTCGGGGCATTTTACGCTTTGAAGGATATGAGTCTGGATGTTAAGAAGGGCAGCATTCATTCTCTTTTGGGTGAAAACGGTGCGGGAAAATCGACACTGATGAATGTACTGTATGGATTGTATCAGGCCGATGAAGGAGAAATTTTTATCAATGGAAAAAAAGTGGAGATAAAAAACCCTAATACGGCCATAGCAAACGGCATTGGTATGGTTCATCAGCATTTTATGCTGGTGGAGGATTTCACAGTCACGCAGAATATTATTTTGGGTAATGAGACTACCTCCCGCGCAGGTGTTATAGATATGAAAAAAGCCAGAAAAAAGATTCTGGAAATTGTGGAAAAATATGGTCTGGAGGTGGACCCCGATGCCAGGATCTCTGATATTTCTGTGGGAATGCAGCAGAGGGTGGAGATATTAAAAGCATTGTACCGGGGAGCGGAATTATTGATCCTTGATGAGCCAACCGCAGTATTGACTCCACAGGAAATAGAAGATCTCTTATCCATCATGCGCAATCTTGTAAAGGATGGGAAAGCCATCATCATCATTACTCATAAGTTAAAGGAAATCAAAGCATCCTCTGATACCTGTACGGTCATCCGCCGGGGCGAATACATTGATACGGTTTCCGTAGAAAAGGTTTCAGGCCAGGAACTGGCGACCCTCATGGTAGGCCATGAAGTGAAGCTGGTGGTAGATAAGACACCGGCAAAGCCGGGAGAAACGGTATTGGAAATCAAAGGCCTTGTTGTGAAAAATGAGAAGAAGCTGGACGCAGTTAAGGGTCTGGATTTAACGGTCCGCAAGGGTGAAATCGTGGGGATCGCCGGAATTGACGGCAATGGACAAAAGGAACTGGTGGAAGCCATCAACAGTCTGGTGCCGGCGGAAAAGGGCAGCATTATTGTCTGCGGAAAAAATATTACCAATACAGATCCAAGAACGGTGATAGACAGCGGGGTCAGCATCATTCCTGAGGACAGGCAGAAGAGAGGCCTTGTACTGGACTTTACTGTGAATGAGAACGCCATACTGGAACGGTGCCGCAAAGAGCCGTTTTCCAGAAAAGGAATCTTAAACAGAAAGAGCATGGAAGAGTTTACGAAAGCCATCATTGAGGAATATGACGTACGTCCGGAGGACTGCGGCTCCAGAAGGGTGGGGGAGCTTTCAGGAGGAAACCAGCAAAAGGTCATCATCGGGCGGGAAGTATCCATGAATCCGGAGATACTGATTGCCGTGCAGCCAACGAGAGGACTTGATGTGGGAGCGATCGAAACGGTTCATAAGACTTTGATCAACGAAAGAGATAAAGGAAAAGCGGTGCTTTTGATTTCTTTTGAACTGGATGAGGTAATGAATGTTTCCGATACCATTGCGGTGATTTACGACGGGAAGATTCAGGACACGTTTCATCAGGGAACCGTAGATGAAAATACAATCGGTCTGTTAATGGCAGGAGGAAAGAATCATGGATAA
- a CDS encoding ABC transporter permease translates to MDKTVKLIKKPLTMTLIAVFFGFIVAGIILAAAGYPPVHSLTVLFDGVFSSPKHISNVMIKSTPLILTGIGVAFAFKTGLFNIGAEGQFIMGCVASTVVGILFDFPPVIQIPLVLFAGVAAGAVYGGIAGFLKAKFGIHEVLTSIMLNWIALYFSNYICTLKRFHKPDTIGTYPINRSGYTMILGNYKITEAGKTALAQNEFLRQTVLKTDVNVGIFIAVILAVFIWFLLYKTAKGFELRAVGFNKSAAEFSGIYVNKNILHSMLISGAICGLAAALYITGNSPHGIATLAAFENTGFNGLSVCLIAASSPVGCIFAGLLFGGLIYGGQSLQYEVGAPSEIINIVIGVIVFFVALTRIIPPLVDRFSKGGKKHA, encoded by the coding sequence ATGGATAAAACGGTTAAGCTTATAAAAAAGCCATTGACAATGACTTTGATCGCTGTTTTCTTTGGTTTCATTGTGGCGGGAATCATACTCGCAGCGGCAGGATATCCGCCGGTCCATTCACTGACCGTCTTATTTGACGGAGTCTTTTCCAGTCCGAAACACATTTCCAATGTAATGATTAAAAGCACGCCTTTGATTCTTACGGGGATCGGAGTTGCATTTGCGTTTAAGACCGGACTATTCAACATCGGAGCCGAAGGCCAGTTTATTATGGGCTGTGTGGCTTCTACTGTGGTTGGCATTCTTTTCGATTTTCCGCCGGTGATCCAGATTCCCCTGGTCCTTTTCGCTGGCGTGGCTGCAGGAGCAGTCTATGGAGGAATCGCCGGTTTCTTAAAGGCGAAATTCGGCATTCACGAAGTTCTTACCAGCATAATGTTAAACTGGATCGCTCTTTATTTCTCCAATTATATATGCACGTTAAAACGGTTTCATAAGCCGGATACCATCGGAACTTACCCGATCAACCGTTCCGGCTATACCATGATTTTGGGAAACTACAAGATAACGGAGGCGGGAAAGACAGCACTTGCACAAAATGAATTTTTGCGCCAAACGGTTCTGAAAACTGATGTAAACGTGGGGATTTTTATTGCAGTCATTCTGGCCGTTTTTATCTGGTTTCTTCTCTATAAAACGGCAAAAGGATTTGAACTGAGAGCAGTGGGCTTTAACAAGAGTGCGGCAGAATTTTCGGGAATTTATGTCAATAAAAACATCCTTCACTCCATGCTCATTTCCGGAGCTATCTGCGGATTGGCGGCAGCTCTTTATATTACAGGAAATTCTCCTCACGGGATCGCGACTTTGGCAGCCTTTGAAAATACAGGCTTTAACGGATTGTCGGTCTGTCTGATCGCAGCCAGCTCTCCCGTGGGATGTATTTTTGCAGGACTGCTGTTCGGCGGTCTGATTTATGGAGGTCAGTCCCTGCAGTATGAAGTGGGAGCTCCTTCAGAAATTATCAATATCGTCATTGGTGTTATTGTATTTTTTGTTGCGCTTACCCGCATAATCCCGCCGCTGGTGGACCGTTTTTCGAAGGGAGGAAAAAAACATGCTTAA
- a CDS encoding ABC transporter permease produces the protein MLNSLMLFAGITLMYSTPLVFAALGGVVSERSGVTNIGIEGMMTIGAVTGATVGYYSGSAWAGFFAAGLAGGIIALLHAVACITCKADQTISGIAINLIGPGVALFACRLLFDGATMSLPVPNKIPKLFGNLITGPVQNLNVDVTVVIALILAVFLWFLLYKTKWGLHIRAVGEHPAAADTMGLHVYKIRYVCVLVSGVLAGLGGASMTLAIIPQFTPTAISGQGFIALAAVIFGKWTPHGAYGACLLFGAAQALTVTLGGGRFAVPSSVLAMLPYLITIVILILFVGKSSAPKASGQPYEKDAR, from the coding sequence ATGCTTAACAGTCTGATGCTGTTTGCAGGTATTACACTTATGTATTCCACGCCTTTGGTATTTGCTGCGCTGGGAGGAGTAGTGTCGGAGCGGTCCGGCGTTACCAATATTGGAATTGAAGGAATGATGACCATTGGAGCGGTTACAGGAGCCACAGTTGGCTATTATTCAGGAAGTGCCTGGGCAGGATTTTTTGCGGCCGGTCTGGCAGGAGGTATCATTGCCCTTCTTCATGCCGTTGCATGCATTACATGTAAGGCGGACCAGACGATTTCCGGCATTGCCATTAATTTAATCGGACCCGGTGTTGCTCTGTTTGCCTGCCGGCTTCTTTTTGACGGCGCAACCATGTCATTGCCTGTACCCAATAAGATTCCGAAGCTGTTTGGAAATTTAATCACAGGGCCGGTTCAGAATTTAAATGTGGATGTTACCGTTGTCATTGCTCTTATATTAGCGGTTTTCCTGTGGTTTTTACTTTATAAAACAAAATGGGGCCTTCATATCCGGGCCGTGGGAGAGCATCCGGCAGCAGCAGATACCATGGGGCTTCATGTATATAAAATCAGGTATGTATGCGTTTTGGTATCCGGAGTTTTGGCCGGTCTTGGAGGAGCGTCCATGACCCTTGCCATTATCCCTCAGTTTACCCCCACAGCCATCAGCGGACAGGGATTTATCGCATTGGCGGCAGTGATTTTTGGAAAGTGGACACCCCACGGGGCGTATGGTGCCTGTCTGTTATTTGGAGCAGCCCAGGCCCTGACCGTTACCCTGGGAGGAGGAAGATTTGCGGTTCCTTCATCTGTTCTGGCCATGCTGCCATATCTCATTACCATTGTTATCCTGATTCTGTTTGTGGGAAAATCCTCTGCGCCAAAAGCCAGCGGGCAGCCATACGAAAAGGATGCCAGATAA
- a CDS encoding Crp/Fnr family transcriptional regulator: MNDAMSLINELRSESRDYLNNYLANAPKWLLEAFKIVKLKKGTTFIHENETVDTIYILVEGIVKATDYRVQEITYDYTRFYPVEVFGAMEFLMGFDKYRTTLMTETECRFLCVSKDQFSRWMLSDIHAVLEQVKAMGIYLLEQVRKERLFLFLQGSDRLFLLFLQIYRKSSRRGICRIQLTRKDLSNSTGLCVKTVNRCIGHMEEEGYISREGRTILIDEEQYQRIKSVVAEKIDENEI; this comes from the coding sequence GTGAACGATGCGATGTCTTTAATCAATGAGCTTCGCAGTGAGTCCCGGGATTATTTAAATAATTATCTGGCCAATGCACCGAAATGGCTCCTGGAGGCGTTTAAAATCGTAAAATTAAAAAAAGGCACCACCTTTATTCATGAAAATGAAACCGTGGATACCATTTACATTCTGGTGGAGGGCATCGTAAAGGCAACAGATTACCGGGTTCAGGAGATTACCTACGATTATACAAGGTTTTATCCGGTGGAGGTGTTCGGGGCCATGGAATTTCTCATGGGATTTGATAAGTACCGGACCACTTTGATGACCGAGACGGAATGCCGGTTTCTATGTGTGTCCAAGGACCAGTTCAGCCGCTGGATGCTGTCTGATATTCATGCGGTTTTAGAACAGGTGAAGGCGATGGGGATCTATCTACTGGAGCAGGTAAGGAAGGAACGGTTGTTTTTATTTTTACAGGGCAGTGACAGGCTGTTTCTGCTCTTCCTGCAGATTTACCGCAAATCTTCCCGCCGGGGAATCTGCCGCATACAGCTGACAAGAAAAGATTTGTCCAACAGCACAGGGCTTTGCGTAAAGACCGTGAACCGGTGCATCGGACATATGGAGGAGGAGGGGTATATCTCCCGGGAGGGAAGGACGATTCTCATTGACGAGGAACAATACCAGCGGATCAAGTCAGTCGTAGCAGAAAAAATTGATGAGAATGAAATTTAG
- the udp gene encoding uridine phosphorylase has product MTNYSETEGKQYHLQVGNGDVGKYVILPGDPKRCALIARYFDNPRLIADSREFVTYTGTLDGELVSVTSTGIGGPSAAIAMEELVMSGADTFVRVGTCGGMDTEVKSGELVIANGAIRMEGTSREYAPIEFPAVADFQVTSALVSAAKSLEKPHHVGVVQCKDSFYGQHSPETKPVSYELLNKWKAWVELGCKASEMESAALFVVASALKVRAGSVFLVIANQERARLGLDNPVIHDTDGAIRTAIEAIRLMIRMDKK; this is encoded by the coding sequence ATGACAAATTATTCTGAAACAGAAGGAAAACAGTATCACCTCCAGGTGGGAAACGGAGATGTGGGGAAGTATGTTATCCTGCCCGGAGATCCCAAACGGTGTGCTCTGATTGCAAGATATTTTGACAATCCCAGGCTGATAGCAGACAGCAGGGAGTTCGTAACCTATACCGGTACCTTAGACGGTGAACTGGTCAGTGTGACTTCCACGGGAATCGGGGGACCGTCGGCTGCAATTGCCATGGAAGAACTGGTGATGTCCGGTGCGGACACCTTTGTCCGTGTCGGTACCTGCGGCGGAATGGATACAGAGGTAAAAAGCGGAGAACTGGTAATTGCAAACGGTGCCATCCGCATGGAGGGAACCAGCCGGGAGTACGCTCCAATCGAGTTTCCGGCGGTCGCGGATTTTCAGGTGACAAGTGCTTTGGTATCGGCGGCAAAATCGCTGGAAAAACCCCATCATGTGGGGGTTGTCCAGTGTAAGGATTCATTTTATGGGCAGCATTCACCGGAGACAAAACCAGTATCCTATGAACTCTTAAATAAATGGAAGGCCTGGGTGGAACTTGGCTGCAAGGCTTCGGAGATGGAGTCGGCGGCACTCTTTGTTGTTGCCAGTGCCCTAAAGGTGCGGGCAGGTTCCGTATTCCTGGTGATAGCCAATCAGGAACGGGCCAGACTCGGCCTTGATAATCCCGTTATCCATGATACGGATGGAGCCATCCGCACGGCTATAGAGGCGATACGCCTGATGATCCGTATGGATAAAAAATAA
- the deoD gene encoding purine-nucleoside phosphorylase encodes MEMTPTAHNGANKGEIAKTVLMPGDPLRAKYIAETYLENPVKVTSVRNMLGFTGTYKGKELSVMGGGMGMPSMGIYSYELYHFYDVDQIIRIGSAGALQDHVKLMDVVIAMGACTDSNYAYQYGLPGTFAPTADYELLVKAVKAAEKQGTKVVVGNVLSSDIFYHHDSGVNDKWRSMGVLAVEMETAALYMNAAAAGKKALCLLTISDLIYGEEKLSALERQLGFGKMMEIALEL; translated from the coding sequence ATGGAGATGACACCAACCGCCCACAATGGGGCAAATAAAGGAGAAATAGCAAAAACAGTATTAATGCCTGGAGATCCGTTACGGGCAAAGTATATTGCGGAGACGTATCTGGAAAATCCGGTTAAAGTAACCTCGGTCCGTAACATGCTTGGATTTACAGGGACTTATAAGGGAAAAGAACTTTCTGTCATGGGAGGAGGAATGGGGATGCCGTCCATGGGCATCTATTCCTATGAGCTGTATCACTTTTATGATGTGGACCAGATTATCCGCATTGGTTCCGCCGGTGCGTTGCAGGACCATGTGAAGCTTATGGATGTGGTTATTGCTATGGGAGCCTGTACGGATTCCAATTACGCTTATCAGTATGGCCTTCCTGGTACATTTGCTCCCACTGCTGATTATGAGCTTCTGGTGAAAGCGGTAAAAGCAGCGGAAAAGCAGGGAACAAAAGTGGTTGTGGGCAATGTCCTTTCCAGTGATATTTTCTATCATCACGATTCCGGGGTCAATGACAAATGGCGCAGCATGGGGGTTCTTGCTGTGGAAATGGAAACAGCAGCCCTTTACATGAATGCAGCGGCGGCGGGAAAAAAAGCTCTTTGTTTGCTTACGATTTCTGATTTGATTTATGGGGAAGAAAAGCTAAGTGCCTTGGAGCGGCAGCTGGGATTTGGAAAAATGATGGAAATTGCCCTGGAATTGTAG
- a CDS encoding cytidine deaminase: MKEKSEEHVKTGEEEAGAELPVKEMIRQAYEAMARAYTPYSGFKVGAALLAADGTFYQGCNIENAAYTPSNCAERTAFFKAVSQGVREFKAICIVGGKEGIPMGITPPCGVCRQVMMEFCDPETFRIILAAGKEEYKMFSLKELLPLGFGPEDLG, from the coding sequence ATGAAAGAAAAATCTGAGGAACATGTAAAAACGGGTGAAGAGGAAGCCGGGGCTGAGCTTCCTGTTAAAGAAATGATCCGTCAGGCGTATGAGGCTATGGCCAGGGCTTATACACCATATTCCGGGTTTAAAGTCGGGGCGGCGCTTTTGGCAGCCGACGGTACTTTCTATCAGGGGTGCAATATTGAAAATGCAGCCTATACTCCCAGTAATTGCGCAGAACGTACGGCATTTTTTAAGGCGGTCAGCCAGGGAGTGAGAGAATTCAAAGCTATTTGCATCGTTGGGGGAAAAGAGGGGATTCCCATGGGAATTACCCCCCCCTGCGGTGTCTGCCGCCAGGTGATGATGGAATTTTGTGATCCGGAGACATTCCGGATCATATTGGCGGCGGGAAAGGAAGAATATAAAATGTTTTCTTTAAAAGAACTGCTTCCTCTGGGGTTTGGACCGGAGGATCTTGGCTAA
- a CDS encoding CPBP family intramembrane glutamic endopeptidase produces the protein MEDRRNARKAFSRVGFGYGAFLLVTIVIQLEVGVIALLLSRIGMEITFGNWYMVFVSLANYLAGGVIACLIVKDMPVLFRPKARKAGAGMLVSGFLVCMSALFFGNLMGQGLMSLVCTLLGKPMVNPVEEVMKGLSTWSIFVTMVVMAPVCEEILFRKVLIDRIRLYGDKAAILASSVVFGLSHGNFYQFFYAFLIGLVLAYIYIQTGKLRYTIIFHMIINFLGSIAALHIEDHPLLTTGYSILMLGAVIAGTILFFINHKKLLFYQGFMENWGKGAWKVLFFNLGMTLFFLLSAVTFVVSLV, from the coding sequence GTGGAAGACAGAAGAAATGCAAGGAAGGCGTTTTCAAGAGTGGGATTTGGATATGGAGCATTCCTTCTTGTAACGATTGTAATACAGCTTGAGGTAGGAGTCATTGCTCTTTTACTGTCCCGGATTGGAATGGAAATAACCTTTGGGAACTGGTACATGGTATTTGTTTCCCTGGCGAATTACCTTGCAGGAGGCGTAATTGCCTGTCTGATTGTAAAGGATATGCCGGTTTTATTCAGACCAAAAGCAAGAAAAGCAGGAGCAGGAATGCTGGTTTCCGGATTCCTGGTCTGTATGAGCGCCCTGTTTTTTGGAAATCTTATGGGGCAGGGCTTAATGAGCCTTGTCTGTACTCTGTTGGGAAAGCCTATGGTTAATCCGGTAGAGGAAGTAATGAAGGGATTAAGTACCTGGTCGATTTTTGTTACCATGGTGGTAATGGCCCCTGTCTGTGAAGAAATTCTGTTTCGTAAGGTCCTGATCGACAGGATCCGACTTTATGGGGATAAAGCGGCGATCCTGGCATCCAGCGTTGTCTTTGGATTAAGCCATGGAAATTTCTACCAGTTCTTTTATGCCTTTTTGATTGGTCTGGTGTTGGCCTATATTTATATTCAGACGGGAAAGCTCCGCTATACCATAATTTTTCACATGATCATAAATTTTCTCGGCTCCATCGCAGCCCTCCATATTGAAGACCATCCGCTGCTTACCACAGGCTATTCAATTTTAATGCTTGGAGCGGTGATTGCCGGAACCATTTTGTTTTTTATCAATCATAAAAAGCTGTTGTTTTACCAGGGGTTTATGGAAAACTGGGGCAAAGGAGCATGGAAAGTTCTTTTTTTCAACCTTGGGATGACCTTGTTTTTTCTTCTTTCAGCCGTGACCTTTGTGGTTTCTTTGGTTTAA